Part of the ANME-2 cluster archaeon genome is shown below.
CCGTATGGAAAATTCTCATGTTTGACCAATCCTGTCAGGTAATAACGAGACGTAGCGCCCAGGAATCCACCTATTCCAATTATTAAGAGCGTTTTGTATCCCAAGTCATTATCTCCTTTGGTTAGTGTGCTGTTTATCGTGATTTGTTGTTAATCATAAACGCTGGCCTGTAAATTGTTTTAGTGGGATAGCTATGTTTTAGTGGGATAGCTATGTTTTATTGGATGGAATTATTTTACTGGCATATATATTTAGTGACATAGTGTCATATAAAATCTGAGAGTAATGAAAAAATCCATATCATCAAATGAAACCACATGGCATCAGCTATCTGTGGAACAGGCTTTCGAAACCCAGCAGTCAGGACCTTCAGGACTGACCACGGATGAGGCAAAAGCAAGACTTGCACGTTATGGATGCAATGAACTAAAATTCAAGAAACGCAGTGCTCTTGTTCGATTCCTGATGCAGTTCAACAGTCCGCTTATCTATATTTTACTCGCCAGTGCCGCAGTCACAAGTGCTCTTTATATTTGGGAAGGCGCGGATATGTTGATAGATACTGTGGTTATTCTTGCCGTGGTTCTTGCAAACACTATCATCGGTTTTATCCAGGAGGGAAAAGCCGAGGCATCGGTAGAGGCGCTTGGGAAGATGATAGCACCTGAGTGCACTGTCCTACGGGATAATAATAAGAAGAAAGTCATACCTGCAAGGGAACTTGTTCCAGGGGATGTCGTAATCCTTGAAGGCGGGGATAAAGTTCCTGCAGATATGCGGCTGTTTTATGCACGGAACCTGAGCGCAGATGAAGCAGCCATCACAGGAGAATCCGTGCCTGTGACCAAGCACATAGACCAGATTATGGGATACGCAACATTTGGGGACCAAAAGTGCATGATATTCAGCGGCACCTTCATTACAAAAGGAACGGGGTCTGGAATCGTTGTCGGTACCGGGGAGCAGGCAGAGATTGGAAGGATCGCAAAACTGATACAGGAAACAGAGAAGATTGTAACCCCGCTCACAAGGAGATTAGCAGACTTCACCAGGTTCCTTATCATTGCAATACTCGTGATCACCGGTCTTAATTTTATACTGGCAGTAAGGTTTGGAATTGAGACGAGTAAAGCGTTTCTCGCGTCAGTGTCCCTGGCGGTCGCTGCAATACCGGAAGGACTGCCTGCGGTTGTAACGATGGCACTGGCATTCGGTGTGACCGCGATGGCGCAAAAGAATGCAATCATCAAGAAACTGCCTGCTGCAGAAACCCTTGGATGCACTAGTGTCATATGTTCGGATAAGACTGGAACGCTCACCAAGAACCAGATGACAGTATCGCGGATATATTCAGGTGAAAGGGACTACATGGTAAGTGGAGTTGGATACGAGCCAAAAGGCGAATTTACTCCATCCCATAGGAGTAGAGAGTTTATTGGAACATTAAGGGCAAGTTACCTTTGTAATAATGCGAGTATTGTGGAAGAAGATGGATATTCCATCATCGGAGACCCGACCGAAGGCGCACTGCTGGTTTGTGCAATGAAAACAGGTATAAAAGAAAAATTGTTGCGGCTGGACGAAATACCGTTCGAATCTGAGAAACAATATATGGCTACGCTGCATGAGATGGGTGAAAAGCAGATCATATTTGTGAAGGGGTCACCTGAGCGGATCCTGGAGATGTGCCAGACCCGGATGGTCGATGGAAGCATCGAACCGATAAACAAGGGAAATATACTTGAAAAAGCAGATGAGATGGCAGAAGAAGCACTCAGAGTGCTTGCCATGGCATATAAGAAAACTGATAAACGATCACTTGATCAAAGCGACCTTAAGGATATGGTTTTTCTTGGTATCCAGGGGATGATCGATCCGCCAAGAGAGGAGGCAATAGAAGGGGTAAGAAAATGCAGGAGTGCAGGAATACGGGTTGTGATGATGACAGGAGATTATGCAATAACAGCGAAAGCTATCTCCTGCAAACTCGGGATCAATGCAGACAGGGTGATTACCGGGGATGACTTGTCAAAAATGAGTGATGATGAACTGTATGATATCGTGGAAGATGTATCGGTATATGCACGGGTAGCACCTGAACACAAGTTCAGGGTCACAAAGGCACTGCAAAAACATAAGCACGTCGTAGCAGTCACAGGTGATGGCGTGAATGATGCACCTGCACTAAAGGCAGCAGACATTGGGATTGCTATGGGGATCACTGGAACCGAGGTAAGCAAGGAGGCATCTGACATGATCCTTGCAGATGACAACTTTGCAACGATCGTTGCTGCGGTGGAAGAGGGAAGGTATGTTTACAACAATATTAAAAAGGTTATTTTATACCTGCTCCCGACAAATGGCGGACAGGCGCTGCTGGTTCTGGGTGCGATCCTGCTTTCCCCATTTTTAATACTTTTCCACGACCGCCTTCCTCTCGAACCTGTGCAGATACTCTGGATCAATCTCTTAGCTGCGGTAGCACTCGCGCTGCCAATTATCAAAGAACCGATGGAGAATGATCTGCTCAAAAAACCTCCGAGGAATCTGGATGAACGTATAACCGATCCTCCGTTCTTCAAGAAAGTTGGATTGATCTCTATTGTGGTGGCAATATCAGGATTTGCAATGTACTACTACCACGGGATGCCTGCGATCGATGGAACCCTGAACACGGATATTGAGATCGATCGCCTGCTCACACAGGCGCAGACCGCTGCGTTCACAACAGTAATATTGGTGCATATCTGTTACGCCATTACTGCACGTTCGATCACAGAATCCGCATTCACGTTCAGTCCGTTCTCAAACAGATGGACGCTTGCAGGTATAGTGATCACTATTTTAGCACAACTTGCAATCGTCTATGCTCCCCCCTATATCGGGTTCAATCCGCTCAAAACAGCACCCCTGCCGCTCGACTGGTGGGGACTCATGATCCTGGTTGCGCTTCCGGGATTTTTTGTGATCGAGATAGAGAAGTGGCTGACGAAGCGGTTTGGGAGAAGGGAGTAGCGTACATTCAATAAGTTGCGGTTGATCTTGTTGGTGACCGCAAATAAACGTCTTGATGTGCAATACCGTTCATACAAAAAATATTTACATTTAGACAACATTTCAGGTATGACTATGAAAATCAGGATAAACGGCTGGCAGATCATTGTTATCATCCCACTTGTACTGGCTTTCGCCCCAGGCATCCAGGCACAGGAGGAAGTTCTGTTCAACGGCACTGGCTTTTATCTGTCTACAGGCCAGACCTGGACATTCCACCAGGATTATTCATTCACACTTAAAAGTGTTGACCAAAGTGGTGAACGGGGCTGGGTGCAATTAAAACTTAATAATGCTGTGGTCAAATCAGGCATTTTATCCAATAATGAAGTTTTTTATTACAATACCAGCACAAACGGGTCTAACGAAACTGTCATATTCAGCCTGAAAGTATCTGGAATATACTCGGGAGAGGATACCGATATTGTTACTTTTTCCCCTGTTTACCAGTACTACCAACCCGGACTTGCAGAGCCAACACCCATACATACACAAACACATGATAATTCCAATGATACACAAGGTACACCCGATCACACAAATGCTGGTGGAAAAATTCCCGGATTCCATGCAATTACAATAGCAATAATAATATGCATTTATAGTATATTGTTGCATAGAACCTGAAATCATCATTTAATATAAATGGTGATATAGTATAACACAAATCTACATGGCATCCTGTATTTATTAAATAACGTGATACTTATGCCAACATCAGCCAATAATGGAAACTGCAATATGGTGCGAGCGTATATCGATATGCTGCGACCCGAGATAGCTGATATGGACCTGGCACTTCCGGCTGCCAGTGCCCTGCTCGCAACCTATCTCATCAGCGGAGGTATGCCACCCTTATTCCCGTTCATCATTGCAGTTGTGGGTGCATATTTTGCAATTACCAGTTCCTATGTGTTCAATGATTACTGTGATGTGGATATCGACAAGATCAATCTCCCGAACCGACCGCTGCCATCTTTGCGGATCAGCCGCAAAAATGCACTGGCCTATGCCCTTGTACTGATGGTGATCGCCAGTACAGTTGCTGCCTTCCTGAATCCTGAATCACTGGTTGTTTTTATTATAGCTGCGGGCGTTATTACCCTTTATTCAAGTGTGGCAAAGCGGTCCACTTTCCTGAGTTTTGTTCCTGTTGGTATCTCATACGGGCTGGTCCCGATAGGTGTATGGCTTGCTTTTGACCCTGCTGGTATACTGAAAACAAGCATTGATAACCAGATACTACCCCTACCTGCAATATTCTTAGGGATAATGATATGTGTTACCGACTGGGGCTTTACCCTTAGCGGAGTGGCACGGGATGTGGAAGGGGATCGTGCCAAAGGCGCGCCAACCGTGCCTGTGACGTTCGGTATACCTGCCACTTCGAAGTTCATATTCCTGTGCTGGTTAACGGGTGTTGCGGCATCCCTGGTTATAGGGTATACCGCCCACCTTGGTCCGTTGTATTTTGCAGGTGTTATATTAGGCGGCGGCTGGATGCTGTGGCACTCCATTGATTTTATCAGAAATCCTCTCCCTGAAAGGGGGGGCAAGTTATTCCTGCAAGGTTCCAGGTACAGGGGTGTTATGTTCGGCTCCCTGATTATCGATGTGCTGCTCCTGATATTTATTAAGTCCACCGGATATCCTTTTATCTGGTAATACCGGAGTGGTTAGCAATTGAATGAGAATGTCGGTATTGTGGTGATCGGTGCCAGTCCTGCCGGGGTGATGGCTGCCAGAAGTGCGGCTTTGCAGGGGGCAAGTGTGACACTACTGGACCGTAAGGAGGATATGGGACATCCACCCCATCCCGCAAATACCTTTTTCAAGTTCATGATGGACCGTAACTGCGAGCCGATCCTGGATGAGTATGTACTTAACAGGTTGCAGGGTATGAAGATTATCTCACCGGGAGGTATCGCTATCGAGATCGAGACCCCTGGATATTACATCGACAGGCAGCGGTTTGACAGGCATTACAGGGATGAACTTTTAAAAGCAGGGGTGGACGTGCTTACTGGCACGGAAGCTCTTTTAGTGATGCGGGCCGGGTCCCAATTCAAGGTAAGTACATCTGATGGTATCCTTCTCCCAAAACTGGTAATAGTGGCCGACGGTATAGAGTCAAAGACTGCGGCCCGGATGGGGCTTAAGACCACACGTTATCCTGGAGATATTGCCTGGGCGATGGAGGCGGAGGTCAGGGCACCCGGTATCGGTGAGCCTGATATGTTCGAATATTATTTAGGGGACCATTCACCTGGCTGGAAGTCCACCTATTCACCGGCAGGGGGTGACCTGGCCACACTGGGAGTATATGTCAGGCGTCATGGCAGGGATGTTTCTGCTTTCTTTGACAGGTGGCTTGAGATGTTCGCTAGGATGAAGGGGTATGATATCGATGATATTGAGATAATTGCCACGCATACAGGGGGTGACCCCATAGCCATGGTCCCATACCAGTTAGTCTCTGACGGGTTTATGGTAGCGGGCGGCGCGGCTGGCCAGAGCGGTATAGGCTACGGTATGCGGGCCGGGCAGATATGTGGTGAGGTGGCTGCGGCTGCGGTTGCTGAAGGTAATGTAACGGCTGGGAAATTACGGGAATATGTAAAACGCTGGAGAGGGGAGTTTGCCAGCGAGTACTGGATGGGGCGCATGGGCCTGGAACTGGTGCGCAAGATGACAAATGAGGAGATCGATACTGTGGTGTCGGTGTTTGCCGGGAGGGACCTGTCATCGCTTAAGGGAACACCGCTGGTGCAGGCTGCTAAGGTAGGGTTGTTTATTGCAAGGCATAAGCCGGCGGCGCTTTGGGCTTATAGGGCTATGCTGAGAAGGAAGTGAAGGGTGTAGATTTTACTAAACTCCCAAATGGTAAGATAATCACATTGCCCTGTTCAAGTGACCTGAAAGCTGGTTTACTTCGAGCAGAAATCAAAAAAGCCGGGTTGACTATGGAAGATTTCCAGATGTTAATACAATAGGAGATAAGATTATGGAATATACAGTACTTGATTACAAGGATGAAGAAGGAGGCTTTTGGGCAGAGGTACCAGCCCTTCCTGGTTGTTATTCTCAAGGCGAGACAGTAGAAGAGACAATGGAAAATGTGAAAGAAGCGATTGAGACACACATAATAGCTTTGAAGGAAGATCTTCAGGAGATACAAGCCAATAAGGAATTTGTTATTGGAAACGTGACTGTAAATACAACTGCTTAATATAAATAAATTATATCTGATTCCTTTGATAACTTTTAGTTGTTTTTGAGCTGGATTTTCACTTCCTGCCCCGCGTACCGCTCCAGTTCCTCAAGCGTAAGCATCACCGGAATATCTCCCCTCGCACATCATTACACGCCCGGGCCAGCAGATGCGGCTCAATGGACGCCTCCCCAGGAATATCAGGTTTCGAAAAAACCTCACGAGTACCAGCATCCATCAATATCCCTCCCCCCTTCATCACAATGGTCCTGCTCGCATATTCTGTCACCACACCCATGTTATGGCTTATCAGGATTATCGTTTTTCCAGTCTCGTTCAACATCTTCATGCGGGCCAGGAACTTGTTCAGATGTCCCCTGTCCTGCCCGGTAGTGGGTTCGTCCAGCACGATAATACCAGGGTCCATGGACAGTATGGAAGCAACCGCCAGCCTCTGCCTCCGGCCCTGGCTCAGTGAGTGCGGGAGCATTGACGAGGTGCTGCTGAATATCAAGATGAGGGCACAGATAAAAAGGATAATTGCCGGGGCTGGCAGGAGCAGGTCCGAACTGGTATAGGGCGATATGGTGGGGCAGGCTAATAATATGTTCTGGTTGATAATGAATGAATTGCAGAATGGAGATGGGGGCGTGGATTTGGGTGAGGTGTATGGCCGGTGGTGTGGGGGGTATGAGGGGATTGTTTTGAAACGGTGATCATTTGGGTTATGGCAAATTTTGCAAAAACATGATATTGACCGGATTTTAATGTTTCAATTCCATCTGTAGTCCTGAAAATGTCGCGCTGGACCTCATCAAGAAATATTTATTTAGCGTGGGGAAGAACATTTGTTGGCACAAAGTTACGATCATGGCTTTGCCGGAAATATATGGGATTTTGTTGAGTAGAATTTCAACACAGAATTCAATTAAATATAATTGATAATTATCCCAAAACCACTATATACAGACCCTGGATTTTTGTCCAGGGCATACCGGTGACTGAGGTTATAGAGAATTATGCTCTTTAATTGCTGATAAAATCCATATTCATCCAATCACTAAAATTAGGCGCAAATGCGATTTAAAAATGCCCTAAACATGCACTATAAAGGAAGAATAATATTAATCTTTTAGAATATTTTCTTTTGCTTTTATAATTGTCCGGTCTTTCTTTTCAATATCTTCGATTAGATTTTTTAATTTCTCATAATTCAGGATATTTTTTAATTTTAACGCTCTCAAAACGTCTTCTAAATCCAGAAAATATGTATTATTTTTTTTGCAATGACTTTTTACAACATTATCATTCGTTATCAAAACACCATTCCTTGATTTGCATAATGCTAGCAATTGGCACTCACCCTCATGCAAATCTTTTTCATTTTCTAACAGATTTCTGAAATCTCTAAATTCATCTTCCGAAAGGAGAATAATTTCAACTTCAGTTAAGATATCATCCAAATAAGGATATCCTGCA
Proteins encoded:
- a CDS encoding NAD(P)/FAD-dependent oxidoreductase, which encodes MAARSAALQGASVTLLDRKEDMGHPPHPANTFFKFMMDRNCEPILDEYVLNRLQGMKIISPGGIAIEIETPGYYIDRQRFDRHYRDELLKAGVDVLTGTEALLVMRAGSQFKVSTSDGILLPKLVIVADGIESKTAARMGLKTTRYPGDIAWAMEAEVRAPGIGEPDMFEYYLGDHSPGWKSTYSPAGGDLATLGVYVRRHGRDVSAFFDRWLEMFARMKGYDIDDIEIIATHTGGDPIAMVPYQLVSDGFMVAGGAAGQSGIGYGMRAGQICGEVAAAAVAEGNVTAGKLREYVKRWRGEFASEYWMGRMGLELVRKMTNEEIDTVVSVFAGRDLSSLKGTPLVQAAKVGLFIARHKPAALWAYRAMLRRK
- a CDS encoding UbiA family prenyltransferase, producing MVRAYIDMLRPEIADMDLALPAASALLATYLISGGMPPLFPFIIAVVGAYFAITSSYVFNDYCDVDIDKINLPNRPLPSLRISRKNALAYALVLMVIASTVAAFLNPESLVVFIIAAGVITLYSSVAKRSTFLSFVPVGISYGLVPIGVWLAFDPAGILKTSIDNQILPLPAIFLGIMICVTDWGFTLSGVARDVEGDRAKGAPTVPVTFGIPATSKFIFLCWLTGVAASLVIGYTAHLGPLYFAGVILGGGWMLWHSIDFIRNPLPERGGKLFLQGSRYRGVMFGSLIIDVLLLIFIKSTGYPFIW
- a CDS encoding energy-coupling factor ABC transporter ATP-binding protein, which translates into the protein MLPHSLSQGRRQRLAVASILSMDPGIIVLDEPTTGQDRGHLNKFLARMKMLNETGKTIILISHNMGVVTEYASRTIVMKGGGILMDAGTREVFSKPDIPGEASIEPHLLARACNDVRGEIFR
- a CDS encoding HAD-IC family P-type ATPase; amino-acid sequence: MKKSISSNETTWHQLSVEQAFETQQSGPSGLTTDEAKARLARYGCNELKFKKRSALVRFLMQFNSPLIYILLASAAVTSALYIWEGADMLIDTVVILAVVLANTIIGFIQEGKAEASVEALGKMIAPECTVLRDNNKKKVIPARELVPGDVVILEGGDKVPADMRLFYARNLSADEAAITGESVPVTKHIDQIMGYATFGDQKCMIFSGTFITKGTGSGIVVGTGEQAEIGRIAKLIQETEKIVTPLTRRLADFTRFLIIAILVITGLNFILAVRFGIETSKAFLASVSLAVAAIPEGLPAVVTMALAFGVTAMAQKNAIIKKLPAAETLGCTSVICSDKTGTLTKNQMTVSRIYSGERDYMVSGVGYEPKGEFTPSHRSREFIGTLRASYLCNNASIVEEDGYSIIGDPTEGALLVCAMKTGIKEKLLRLDEIPFESEKQYMATLHEMGEKQIIFVKGSPERILEMCQTRMVDGSIEPINKGNILEKADEMAEEALRVLAMAYKKTDKRSLDQSDLKDMVFLGIQGMIDPPREEAIEGVRKCRSAGIRVVMMTGDYAITAKAISCKLGINADRVITGDDLSKMSDDELYDIVEDVSVYARVAPEHKFRVTKALQKHKHVVAVTGDGVNDAPALKAADIGIAMGITGTEVSKEASDMILADDNFATIVAAVEEGRYVYNNIKKVILYLLPTNGGQALLVLGAILLSPFLILFHDRLPLEPVQILWINLLAAVALALPIIKEPMENDLLKKPPRNLDERITDPPFFKKVGLISIVVAISGFAMYYYHGMPAIDGTLNTDIEIDRLLTQAQTAAFTTVILVHICYAITARSITESAFTFSPFSNRWTLAGIVITILAQLAIVYAPPYIGFNPLKTAPLPLDWWGLMILVALPGFFVIEIEKWLTKRFGRRE
- a CDS encoding type II toxin-antitoxin system HicB family antitoxin, with product MEYTVLDYKDEEGGFWAEVPALPGCYSQGETVEETMENVKEAIETHIIALKEDLQEIQANKEFVIGNVTVNTTA